One part of the [Synechococcus] sp. NIES-970 genome encodes these proteins:
- the pilT_2 gene encoding twitching motility protein, producing the protein MSDPLLPNRPTDSRPPAPPLNEATQIITARPQAKVQRDETQIIMPQKQRPPAPAQSRPAPPPPLQRMPPPPPPAPPRQYLGSNVERLPQRGPGQPSLQELVVRAHKESFSDVHLGVGEIPRYRDRGEMVLTEYPVTDEETFYAWLHEVLKPQEIQRFRDTLDFDGATQYEFARVRINVFDSLHGPSLVLRLIPLKILTMEQLRLPPVFKNISDAEKGLVLVTGPTGSGKSTTMAAMVDYINKTHAKNIITIEDPIEFVHQSRKSLIKHREVGQHTLKFDNALKAALREDPDIILVGEMRDKETVNTALKAAQTGHLVMGTLHTNSAIKTIERILNLYSAEEQNAMKVAIAESLVSVIAQGLCRTTDGKRAAYHDILVNTETMKDYIVGGQYDKMLELMQHGEFDGMVTMNQSLFNLYQEGRITEEIALEKSPTPNEMAMMLRGRI; encoded by the coding sequence ATGAGCGATCCTCTGCTTCCCAACCGTCCCACGGATTCTCGGCCCCCTGCCCCTCCTCTCAATGAAGCAACCCAGATTATTACAGCGCGTCCTCAAGCCAAAGTTCAACGGGACGAGACCCAGATCATCATGCCCCAGAAGCAACGGCCCCCTGCCCCAGCTCAATCTCGTCCAGCTCCACCGCCACCTCTCCAGCGGATGCCGCCGCCGCCCCCCCCGGCACCCCCCCGCCAATACTTAGGGTCGAATGTAGAACGCCTCCCCCAGCGAGGCCCGGGGCAACCCAGTTTGCAGGAGTTGGTGGTACGTGCCCATAAGGAAAGTTTTTCAGATGTGCACCTCGGAGTTGGAGAGATTCCTCGGTATCGCGATCGCGGTGAAATGGTGTTGACCGAATACCCAGTGACGGATGAGGAAACTTTTTATGCTTGGCTCCATGAGGTGCTCAAACCTCAAGAGATCCAGCGTTTTAGGGATACCCTCGATTTTGATGGTGCGACACAATATGAGTTTGCCCGGGTGCGGATTAATGTTTTTGATTCTCTCCATGGGCCATCCCTCGTGCTGCGTCTGATTCCTTTAAAAATCCTGACGATGGAACAGCTGCGTCTGCCGCCAGTATTCAAAAATATTTCTGATGCAGAAAAAGGGCTAGTGTTAGTGACCGGGCCGACGGGTTCTGGAAAATCGACGACCATGGCGGCGATGGTGGACTACATCAATAAAACCCACGCCAAAAATATCATCACCATTGAAGACCCGATTGAATTTGTGCACCAGAGTCGAAAGTCTTTGATTAAGCACCGGGAAGTCGGTCAACATACCCTCAAATTTGACAATGCCCTCAAGGCGGCACTCCGGGAAGATCCGGACATTATTCTCGTGGGGGAAATGCGGGATAAGGAAACGGTAAATACGGCTTTGAAAGCGGCCCAAACAGGTCACCTTGTGATGGGTACACTCCACACTAATAGCGCAATTAAGACTATTGAGCGGATTCTGAACCTCTACAGTGCGGAGGAGCAGAATGCCATGAAGGTGGCGATCGCCGAATCTCTTGTTTCAGTCATTGCCCAGGGTCTTTGTCGCACCACAGATGGCAAGCGGGCTGCCTACCATGACATCTTGGTGAATACAGAAACCATGAAGGATTACATTGTCGGGGGCCAGTACGACAAAATGCTAGAACTGATGCAACATGGGGAATTTGACGGCATGGTCACCATGAACCAGTCCCTGTTTAACCTCTACCAAGAAGGCCGAATTACAGAAGAAATTGCCCTGGAGAAATCACCGACCCCCAACGAAATGGCAATGATGCTCCGGGGACGAATCTAG
- a CDS encoding hypothetical protein (conserved hypothetical protein): MDFSSTHSWDSGYLSILLKSFLIWSFTLLVCLLVVGFPIVVLMMTIGSLMAIVLQSILPISAVLVVAGTIIGGTLMGILAAAAMLTIKGVHPQDVTWLTWLRGDEEVASDSVFAACPLTCKIS, translated from the coding sequence ATGGACTTCTCATCGACCCATAGCTGGGATTCAGGCTATTTATCTATTCTGCTCAAAAGCTTTTTGATCTGGAGCTTCACCCTGCTTGTTTGCTTATTAGTTGTGGGTTTTCCAATTGTAGTTCTCATGATGACCATTGGCTCATTGATGGCAATTGTACTTCAGTCTATTCTGCCGATTAGTGCTGTTTTAGTGGTTGCTGGTACTATCATTGGGGGAACCTTAATGGGGATTTTAGCTGCTGCTGCTATGCTGACGATTAAAGGTGTTCACCCCCAAGATGTCACTTGGTTAACATGGCTCCGTGGGGACGAAGAAGTTGCTTCTGATTCTGTGTTTGCAGCTTGTCCTTTGACTTGCAAGATTAGCTAA
- a CDS encoding UDP-N-acetylglucosamine 2-epimerase produces MPSVCITLGTRPEAIKLAPVIRQFRSQPDFQTHVILTGQHREMVDQVMQWFDLRADDDLAIMQPGQTLSEITCRSLIGLEAIYRQLSPDIVLVQGDTTTAFAAALTAFYQQIPVGHVEAGLRTDNLLNPFPEEANRRLISQIAQLHFAPTTQAIANLKKADILGGLYCTGNTVIDALLTVAASNPPCDIPGLDWDNKRVILATVHRRENWGEPLQDILQGFLRIVDAFPDVAILLPMHRNPTVREPIQRALGNHPQIFLTEPLDYPQLVGAMQRCFLLLTDSGGLQEEAPSLGKPVLVLRETTERPEAVTAGTAQLVGTAQDEIFRMTQILLTDKVIYEQMASAVNPFGDGTSSAQILQIVRDFLQSRAI; encoded by the coding sequence ATGCCCTCAGTTTGTATCACCCTTGGGACTCGTCCGGAAGCGATTAAACTAGCCCCTGTGATTCGGCAGTTCCGGAGCCAGCCTGATTTCCAAACCCATGTAATTTTGACGGGTCAGCACCGGGAGATGGTGGATCAGGTGATGCAGTGGTTTGATCTGCGGGCTGATGATGATTTGGCAATCATGCAGCCGGGACAAACTTTATCGGAGATTACCTGCCGTAGTTTGATTGGCTTAGAGGCGATCTATCGGCAGTTATCGCCGGATATTGTGTTGGTACAGGGGGACACGACAACGGCTTTTGCGGCGGCCCTGACAGCTTTTTACCAACAGATCCCCGTGGGCCACGTGGAGGCGGGTTTGCGGACGGATAATTTGCTGAATCCTTTTCCGGAGGAGGCCAATCGACGGCTGATTTCTCAGATTGCGCAGCTTCATTTTGCGCCCACAACCCAGGCGATCGCCAACCTCAAGAAAGCCGACATTCTGGGAGGACTATACTGCACGGGGAATACAGTAATTGATGCATTGTTAACCGTTGCGGCCTCCAATCCCCCCTGCGATATTCCTGGATTGGATTGGGACAATAAGCGTGTAATTTTAGCGACGGTACATCGCCGGGAGAACTGGGGTGAACCCCTCCAGGATATTTTGCAAGGGTTTCTCCGGATTGTTGATGCTTTCCCAGATGTGGCGATCCTGTTACCCATGCACCGTAATCCCACTGTCCGGGAACCGATTCAAAGGGCTTTGGGTAATCACCCCCAAATTTTCTTGACGGAGCCTTTAGATTATCCTCAGCTTGTGGGAGCGATGCAGCGTTGTTTTCTGCTCTTAACTGATTCGGGAGGATTGCAGGAAGAAGCACCAAGCCTTGGTAAGCCAGTGTTAGTACTCCGGGAAACTACAGAGCGGCCCGAAGCGGTGACAGCGGGAACTGCCCAGTTGGTAGGGACTGCCCAGGACGAAATTTTTCGGATGACCCAGATCCTTCTGACAGACAAGGTCATTTATGAGCAGATGGCCAGTGCCGTTAATCCTTTTGGGGATGGTACGAGCTCAGCACAAATTCTCCAGATTGTCCGAGATTTTCTTCAGTCTAGGGCCATTTAA
- the valS gene encoding valyl-tRNA synthetase has translation MTTEIPNLPSQYDPHNTENKWQQTWLDQAVFRADPSQKGEPFCIVIPPPNVTGKLHMGHAFNTSLIDTVVRYQRMKGKNVLCLPGTDHASIAVQTLVEKQLKAEGITRQDIGREKFLEKAWAWREESGGAIVNQLKRLGLSADWTRERFTLDADLCEAVKKAFITLYEEGLIYRGNYLVNWCPESQSAVSDLEVENKEIDGHLWHFRYPLSDSSGFVEVATTRPETMLGDTGVAVNPNDARYKDLIGKTLTLPIVGREIPIFADEHVDPEFGTGCVKVTPAHDPNDFEMGKRHNLAFINIMNKDGTLNENAGIFAGQDRFEARKNLVAKLKEEGVLVKTEDYRHSVPHSDRGKVPVEPLLSTQWFVKIDPMAKQTLAFLDEDNQPNYVPERWRKVYRDWLVKLNDWCISRQLWWGHQIPAWYVVSETNGEIQDHTPFIVAHDLAEAQEKAIATYGADCKLEQDPDVLDTWFSSGLWPFSTLGWPDENSADFQKYFPNSVLVTGFDIIFFWVARMTMMSSHFTGKIPFKDVYIHGLVRDENGKKMSKSANNGIDPLLMCDRYGTDALRYTLIREVAGAGQDISLQYDRDTDESQSVEASRNFANKLWNAARFVMMNLEGKSPETLGRPAEADLELSDRWILSRLHQAIAQTHQSLENYGLGEAAKSLYEFIRGDFCDWYIELAKPRLYAKEEAEQASRKVAQQILAWVLEDILKLLHPFMPHITEEIWQTFTQADSQKFLAAAQFPAENAAFVDEALETEFTLLIETIRVIRNLRAEAGIKPGAMVAVILQSEAKTELETLAKGEAYILKSAKVETLNLTATVDPELKQAIAGVVGTIQVLIPLEGLVDVPALCAKLEKNLAKVEKEIQSLNKRLDNPGFVNKAPAEVIQGAQATLVEAEAQRSILTERLHRLQ, from the coding sequence ATGACTACCGAAATCCCAAATCTTCCCAGTCAGTATGATCCCCACAACACAGAAAATAAGTGGCAACAGACTTGGCTCGATCAAGCGGTGTTTCGGGCAGACCCCAGCCAAAAAGGCGAACCATTTTGTATCGTGATTCCGCCCCCCAACGTCACGGGGAAACTCCACATGGGCCACGCTTTTAATACATCTCTCATCGATACAGTTGTGCGTTATCAACGGATGAAGGGAAAAAATGTTCTTTGTTTGCCAGGGACAGATCACGCCAGTATTGCGGTACAAACCCTAGTAGAAAAGCAACTGAAAGCAGAGGGCATTACACGCCAGGATATTGGCCGAGAAAAATTTTTAGAAAAGGCTTGGGCCTGGCGGGAGGAATCTGGCGGGGCGATCGTCAATCAGCTTAAACGCCTTGGCCTCTCTGCTGACTGGACACGGGAACGGTTTACCCTAGATGCAGATCTCTGTGAAGCGGTGAAAAAAGCCTTCATCACCCTCTACGAAGAAGGTTTAATCTATCGCGGTAATTATCTGGTGAACTGGTGTCCCGAATCTCAGTCCGCCGTCTCCGATCTGGAAGTTGAAAATAAAGAGATTGATGGCCATCTCTGGCATTTCCGCTATCCCTTGAGCGATAGCAGCGGCTTTGTGGAAGTGGCAACCACCCGACCAGAAACGATGCTCGGTGATACTGGTGTTGCGGTGAATCCCAATGATGCTCGCTACAAAGATTTAATTGGGAAAACCTTAACGCTACCCATTGTCGGGCGAGAAATTCCGATTTTTGCCGATGAACATGTTGATCCAGAATTTGGGACGGGTTGTGTAAAGGTTACGCCAGCCCATGATCCCAATGATTTCGAGATGGGTAAACGCCATAACCTCGCGTTCATCAACATCATGAATAAAGATGGCACGTTGAATGAAAATGCGGGTATCTTTGCGGGTCAGGATCGCTTCGAGGCGCGAAAAAATCTCGTTGCCAAATTGAAAGAAGAGGGTGTTCTCGTCAAAACCGAGGATTATCGTCACAGTGTTCCCCACAGCGATCGCGGTAAAGTTCCCGTAGAGCCGTTACTTTCGACGCAATGGTTTGTCAAAATTGACCCGATGGCAAAGCAAACCCTCGCTTTTTTGGATGAAGATAATCAACCGAATTACGTGCCGGAACGGTGGCGCAAGGTTTATCGCGATTGGCTCGTCAAGCTGAATGATTGGTGTATTTCTCGTCAATTGTGGTGGGGCCATCAGATTCCGGCTTGGTATGTGGTCAGTGAAACCAACGGCGAAATTCAGGATCACACGCCTTTTATCGTCGCCCACGATTTGGCTGAGGCACAAGAAAAGGCGATCGCCACCTACGGCGCAGACTGCAAACTGGAACAGGATCCTGACGTGTTGGATACATGGTTTTCCTCTGGGTTATGGCCGTTCTCAACATTGGGTTGGCCAGACGAAAATTCGGCAGATTTCCAAAAATATTTCCCCAATAGCGTTCTCGTTACTGGATTTGACATTATCTTTTTCTGGGTGGCGCGGATGACGATGATGTCCAGCCATTTCACTGGCAAAATTCCCTTTAAGGATGTCTACATTCACGGGTTGGTGCGGGACGAAAACGGAAAGAAAATGTCGAAATCGGCGAATAATGGCATCGATCCTTTGTTAATGTGCGATCGCTACGGCACAGATGCGTTGCGTTATACCCTAATCCGCGAAGTCGCTGGGGCAGGGCAGGATATCAGCTTGCAATACGACCGCGACACCGATGAATCCCAGTCTGTGGAAGCTTCCCGCAATTTCGCCAATAAACTCTGGAATGCGGCGCGGTTTGTGATGATGAACCTTGAGGGCAAATCCCCTGAAACCCTCGGCCGTCCTGCTGAAGCGGATTTGGAACTTAGCGATCGCTGGATTCTGTCCCGTCTCCATCAGGCGATCGCCCAAACCCACCAAAGCCTTGAAAATTATGGTTTGGGGGAAGCCGCAAAATCCCTCTATGAATTTATTCGCGGTGATTTCTGCGATTGGTATATCGAATTAGCTAAACCCCGTCTCTACGCCAAAGAAGAAGCCGAGCAAGCTTCCCGTAAGGTTGCTCAACAAATTTTGGCATGGGTTTTAGAGGATATTCTCAAATTGTTGCATCCTTTCATGCCGCACATTACCGAGGAAATTTGGCAGACCTTCACCCAAGCCGACAGTCAAAAATTCCTTGCGGCGGCCCAATTCCCCGCAGAAAATGCTGCATTCGTTGATGAAGCTTTGGAAACTGAATTTACGCTGCTGATCGAAACGATTCGCGTGATTCGCAATTTACGGGCGGAGGCGGGCATTAAACCCGGGGCAATGGTTGCTGTCATTCTCCAAAGTGAAGCGAAAACCGAACTCGAGACCCTCGCCAAAGGGGAAGCTTATATTCTCAAATCCGCCAAAGTCGAAACCCTTAATCTTACTGCTACCGTGGATCCTGAACTCAAACAGGCGATCGCTGGTGTTGTGGGGACAATTCAAGTACTAATTCCCCTCGAAGGATTGGTTGATGTTCCCGCGCTTTGTGCAAAACTAGAGAAAAATCTTGCGAAGGTTGAGAAAGAAATTCAATCCCTCAACAAGCGCTTAGACAATCCCGGATTTGTGAATAAAGCCCCCGCAGAGGTCATCCAAGGAGCCCAGGCTACCCTGGTTGAAGCGGAAGCCCAACGCTCTATTCTGACAGAACGATTACATCGGCTCCAGTAA
- a CDS encoding hypothetical protein (conserved hypothetical protein): MIRHLAQIQCDAQAAPSQLLLLAQERPDGSWYVYDLGDRPTIDYPQDELPAATLVLVHLDQQQQPIALQEATDWLLNVVKHHLTPGIITPEFVQQEREKIEAWRQEITAQSQDFTRRQLELEVRREQLEALEQKLPQS; this comes from the coding sequence ATGATTCGTCACCTTGCCCAGATCCAATGCGATGCCCAGGCTGCGCCGTCCCAACTGCTGTTGTTAGCCCAAGAACGGCCCGACGGCAGTTGGTATGTTTATGATCTAGGCGATCGCCCAACCATTGACTATCCCCAGGACGAACTACCTGCTGCAACTCTTGTGCTTGTGCACTTAGATCAGCAGCAACAGCCCATTGCGCTCCAAGAAGCAACAGACTGGCTTCTGAACGTAGTCAAACACCATTTGACCCCAGGGATTATCACACCGGAGTTTGTGCAGCAAGAACGGGAAAAAATTGAGGCCTGGCGCCAAGAAATTACCGCCCAGAGTCAAGATTTTACCCGTCGCCAACTCGAGCTAGAAGTGCGCCGAGAGCAACTCGAAGCCCTCGAGCAAAAATTACCCCAATCCTAG
- the ftsW gene encoding cell division protein ftsW like protein, whose protein sequence is MRIQELSHRFFACFTEVKHWSFEARVLRWLTLLWLGLGLVTLFSASYPVAAIDQGDGWYFVKRQIAWVILGLGGAGIIARQPLKRIRLISFAGLITSLILILLTIAGFGQGAETWGASRWIGVGGFAIQPSEFAKPFLVLEAANVFSRWHQLSLKERALWTGLFGTILVAILRQPNLSTASLCGMTLWFIALAAGVSWAQLICTAFVGVGGGIVSISIHAYQRERLMFFLDPFRASRDEGYQLVQSLLAVSSGGGWGLGFGESQQKLFFLPIQHTDFIFAIFAEEFGLIGCLSFLGMLLAYGILGGYVAWRSPILRHRLIAIGATFILIGQSFLNIGVTTGVLPTTGLPLPLFSYGGSSVISSLMLAALLVRVARENGETAVISLADRRQAQQTLKSISP, encoded by the coding sequence GTGCGCATTCAAGAGCTCTCCCATCGTTTTTTTGCTTGTTTTACAGAGGTCAAACATTGGTCCTTTGAGGCTAGGGTGTTGCGCTGGCTAACCCTCCTCTGGCTCGGGCTTGGTCTGGTTACATTATTTTCGGCTTCCTATCCTGTGGCGGCCATCGATCAAGGTGATGGTTGGTACTTTGTTAAGCGACAAATCGCTTGGGTAATCTTGGGTTTAGGGGGGGCCGGGATCATTGCGCGTCAACCGCTCAAACGAATTCGCCTTATCTCTTTTGCGGGTTTGATCACCTCTTTGATCTTGATTCTTCTGACGATTGCAGGTTTTGGCCAAGGAGCTGAAACCTGGGGGGCTTCTCGTTGGATTGGGGTGGGAGGCTTTGCGATTCAGCCTTCAGAGTTTGCAAAACCTTTCCTGGTGTTGGAGGCAGCGAATGTTTTTAGTCGCTGGCATCAACTGAGTCTTAAGGAACGTGCCCTTTGGACAGGTCTTTTTGGGACGATCTTAGTCGCGATTCTCCGGCAGCCTAATCTCAGTACGGCTTCCCTCTGTGGCATGACCCTCTGGTTTATTGCCTTGGCTGCGGGGGTTTCTTGGGCACAATTAATCTGTACGGCCTTTGTCGGTGTCGGTGGCGGAATTGTGAGCATCAGCATCCATGCTTATCAGCGGGAACGGCTCATGTTTTTCCTTGACCCATTCCGGGCTAGTCGCGATGAGGGTTATCAGTTGGTGCAGAGTTTATTGGCTGTTTCTTCTGGCGGTGGTTGGGGCCTGGGTTTTGGAGAGTCTCAACAAAAGCTTTTTTTCCTTCCCATTCAGCATACGGATTTCATTTTTGCGATTTTTGCAGAAGAATTTGGTCTGATTGGTTGTTTGAGCTTCCTGGGGATGCTCTTGGCCTATGGTATTTTGGGCGGTTATGTGGCTTGGCGATCGCCTATTTTACGTCACCGACTGATCGCTATCGGAGCGACTTTTATTTTGATCGGTCAGTCTTTCCTGAATATCGGTGTGACAACGGGGGTTTTACCAACGACGGGCTTACCCCTACCTCTATTTAGCTATGGGGGTAGTTCTGTAATTTCTAGTCTGATGCTGGCGGCTCTTTTGGTACGGGTCGCCCGGGAAAATGGGGAAACAGCGGTGATTTCCCTTGCTGATCGCCGTCAGGCCCAACAAACTCTCAAGAGTATTTCTCCCTAG
- a CDS encoding hypothetical protein (conserved hypothetical protein), producing MKHYCDEWIQEWCEGSGWTEPVLVSTDFYWAFPPNSVMPEPIPGEILRLIKSEKGLTKEEKTWLTLAILISLISGAFTYFWHCPLPLVVAFAFSAVTAARLEIETPAIA from the coding sequence ATGAAGCATTATTGCGATGAGTGGATCCAGGAATGGTGCGAAGGTAGTGGCTGGACAGAACCAGTGCTCGTTAGCACTGATTTTTACTGGGCATTTCCACCCAACAGCGTCATGCCTGAACCTATTCCTGGAGAAATTTTACGCCTGATCAAATCAGAAAAAGGGCTGACTAAGGAAGAGAAAACTTGGCTAACTTTAGCAATTCTCATTAGCCTTATTTCAGGTGCTTTTACTTATTTTTGGCATTGTCCTTTGCCTTTAGTCGTCGCCTTTGCTTTTAGTGCGGTTACTGCGGCCCGTCTAGAGATAGAAACCCCAGCGATCGCCTAA
- a CDS encoding pentapeptide repeats protein: MNPKELIARYATGETCFAEAQLDGANLWGADLIGINLSDADLHNAILIFAYLSRANLKQANFVNANLSGANLNQANLNFAELHNADLHGAVLIGANLSNADLTLANLLDANLMGADLRGADLSGANLSGVCLREANLREEKRVYNSSLRGTILRKADLQGANLQGADLARGELSGANLKGVNFRQADLHEADLSGANLENAILTEANLIGANLVKANLKNAKLERALMEDADLRLADMTWANLPGARLNRAKLHEVDLSNARLNRADLSRTNLTRAKLVNAEMIDTYLARANLMGADLTGANLARAEISSTNLAGAILTGATMPDGSEHR; encoded by the coding sequence ATGAACCCCAAAGAACTCATTGCCAGATATGCCACTGGCGAAACCTGTTTTGCTGAAGCCCAACTCGATGGGGCAAACCTCTGGGGAGCTGACCTGATTGGCATTAATCTCTCCGACGCCGACCTCCATAACGCAATTTTGATTTTTGCCTATTTGAGCCGCGCAAACCTTAAACAAGCAAATTTTGTCAATGCCAACCTCAGCGGCGCAAATCTAAATCAAGCCAATTTAAACTTCGCTGAACTTCACAATGCTGACCTCCATGGGGCCGTTTTGATTGGGGCGAACCTCAGCAATGCCGATCTCACCCTCGCGAATTTGCTCGATGCCAATTTGATGGGAGCCGATCTCCGGGGAGCCGATCTCAGTGGTGCCAATCTATCTGGGGTTTGTTTGCGGGAAGCGAATTTACGGGAAGAAAAGCGTGTTTATAATTCCAGCCTCCGGGGGACAATCCTCCGAAAGGCAGACCTCCAGGGGGCAAACCTCCAAGGGGCTGACCTAGCCCGGGGAGAACTCAGTGGGGCAAATCTCAAGGGCGTCAATTTTCGGCAAGCAGACCTCCACGAAGCAGACCTCAGTGGAGCCAATCTAGAAAATGCCATTCTGACTGAAGCTAATTTGATTGGCGCTAACCTCGTCAAGGCTAATTTAAAAAATGCCAAATTGGAGCGGGCACTAATGGAAGACGCAGATTTGCGTCTGGCGGATATGACCTGGGCCAATCTACCGGGAGCACGCCTAAACCGGGCTAAGCTCCACGAAGTGGATTTGAGCAATGCCCGTTTAAACCGTGCTGACTTGAGCCGCACTAACCTCACAAGAGCCAAGTTGGTAAATGCAGAAATGATTGATACCTATCTGGCGAGGGCTAATCTAATGGGTGCGGATTTGACCGGGGCAAACCTGGCGCGGGCAGAAATTAGTAGTACGAATCTCGCTGGTGCGATCTTGACGGGAGCGACGATGCCCGATGGTTCTGAACATCGTTAG
- a CDS encoding hypothetical protein (conserved hypothetical protein), with amino-acid sequence MANWELSRFVQTLVKFNVVPGSNLLQALLGQGAEAVVAKKFGGQPSMGKILVVGGDRPENQALVNELLGRGYQVRWAQVTVASLADISILILCADLAPAMVQSLLNIARQEPQWRSPQWNLFDFRQNTPALAQLWGAVDDVVMGGVSQSQLRLVPTGAIFTGTVSTENNGGFASVRTQTLANPWDLSPYTGLRLRVKGDGQRYKLIARSEDRWDGVGYSYSFATTPNQWITVDIPFTALIPVFRAKSVPQMGPFNPQRVYAIQLMLSKFEYDGQLNPTFTPGPFQLEIEAIAVYGGEPFAQIIALNTTTTLQEALQETGIPYCLLHYPQGVTPQNSKAVINIIGDRQAVNQIITHSP; translated from the coding sequence ATGGCAAACTGGGAGCTTAGTCGCTTTGTGCAAACCCTGGTGAAATTTAACGTGGTGCCAGGGAGTAATTTACTCCAGGCTCTGCTCGGACAAGGGGCTGAAGCTGTGGTAGCGAAAAAATTTGGGGGACAACCGTCGATGGGAAAAATTTTGGTAGTGGGGGGCGATCGCCCAGAAAACCAAGCTTTGGTGAACGAACTCCTTGGGCGCGGCTACCAAGTGCGCTGGGCCCAGGTGACGGTAGCATCCCTCGCCGACATTAGCATTTTAATTCTCTGTGCTGATCTAGCCCCCGCAATGGTGCAATCCCTCTTAAATATTGCCCGCCAAGAACCCCAATGGCGATCGCCCCAGTGGAACCTATTTGATTTTCGCCAGAATACTCCGGCCCTGGCCCAATTGTGGGGAGCCGTAGACGATGTGGTGATGGGCGGTGTCAGCCAAAGCCAACTCCGCCTTGTTCCGACCGGTGCGATATTTACAGGCACTGTCTCTACAGAAAATAATGGCGGTTTTGCCTCTGTGCGCACCCAAACCCTCGCCAATCCTTGGGATTTATCACCCTATACTGGCTTGCGGCTGCGGGTTAAAGGTGATGGCCAACGTTATAAATTGATCGCCCGGAGTGAAGACCGTTGGGATGGGGTCGGCTATAGCTACTCCTTTGCAACCACCCCTAATCAATGGATTACCGTCGATATCCCATTTACAGCGCTTATCCCGGTTTTTCGTGCCAAATCTGTCCCCCAAATGGGGCCCTTCAACCCCCAGCGGGTCTATGCCATACAATTGATGCTCAGCAAATTTGAGTATGACGGCCAGCTCAATCCCACCTTTACACCCGGCCCGTTTCAGCTCGAAATTGAGGCGATCGCCGTCTATGGTGGTGAACCTTTTGCCCAGATTATTGCCCTAAATACCACCACGACTCTCCAGGAAGCGCTTCAAGAAACGGGAATTCCCTACTGCTTGCTCCATTATCCCCAGGGGGTGACCCCACAAAACAGTAAAGCTGTGATCAACATCATTGGCGATCGCCAAGCAGTTAATCAAATAATCACCCATAGCCCATAA
- a CDS encoding hypothetical protein (protein of unknown function (DUF985)), whose protein sequence is MDFTEEIMTLTAAAVIKYLGLEPHLEGGYFRETYRTTQSLNTERAGGDRPLLTSIYYLLSRDRPIDYLHRNQSPIMHYFHGGAAITYHLVAPDGEWQTTKLGFDLAAGEVPQLLVPAGYWKTAVLEAGEFGLLGEAVAPGFDYQDLEVAQGEMIQQLYPELWPQLIAYIHPE, encoded by the coding sequence ATGGATTTTACAGAAGAGATAATGACGTTAACTGCAGCTGCTGTGATTAAATATTTGGGCCTAGAGCCGCACCTGGAGGGGGGCTATTTTCGGGAAACTTACCGGACGACCCAATCTTTAAATACCGAAAGGGCCGGTGGCGATCGCCCATTGTTAACTTCCATCTATTACCTATTAAGTCGCGATCGCCCCATCGACTATCTCCATCGCAACCAATCGCCGATCATGCATTATTTCCATGGTGGGGCGGCGATCACCTACCACCTGGTTGCCCCAGATGGCGAATGGCAAACAACGAAATTAGGTTTTGATCTCGCGGCGGGAGAAGTTCCCCAACTGCTGGTTCCCGCAGGTTATTGGAAGACAGCCGTGCTTGAGGCCGGAGAATTTGGTCTTTTGGGGGAAGCTGTAGCCCCGGGTTTTGATTATCAAGATCTAGAAGTGGCCCAGGGGGAGATGATCCAGCAGCTTTATCCAGAGCTTTGGCCACAACTCATTGCTTATATTCACCCGGAGTGA
- a CDS encoding response regulator receiver domain protein translates to MIPKILVIENKSDLRDSLIISLIVEGYEVMGAADGVIGINLARRMIPDVIICDFPLDGEAAYGQLRDDQCTQKIPCILMSADALPERLTPKPNTFLRKPFGRHDLMEAVLQAIAPLITPPQVLAAG, encoded by the coding sequence ATGATCCCTAAAATTTTAGTTATAGAAAATAAATCCGACCTCCGGGATAGCCTGATTATCTCTTTGATTGTGGAAGGCTACGAGGTGATGGGGGCTGCCGATGGAGTAATCGGCATAAATTTAGCGCGGCGAATGATTCCCGATGTCATTATTTGCGATTTTCCCCTTGATGGGGAAGCAGCCTATGGGCAGTTGCGGGATGATCAATGCACCCAAAAAATACCGTGCATTCTGATGAGTGCAGATGCTTTGCCAGAACGCCTGACGCCTAAACCCAACACTTTTTTACGCAAACCTTTTGGTCGCCACGATTTGATGGAAGCTGTTCTTCAGGCGATCGCCCCTTTAATTACCCCGCCCCAAGTCCTAGCGGCCGGATAA